One window from the genome of Spirosoma rhododendri encodes:
- a CDS encoding DUF4142 domain-containing protein: protein MKKIVLLAFLVASGLTVQSCGSEKKDSTERAEEMNEKKVDDKMTSVSEDGAEFAVKAASGGMLEVAAGKMAEEKGMSQAVKDFGAMLVKDHTKANDELKSIATSKNINLPSTMGEEQQKHIDELAKLSGKEFDKKFVDMMADDHEDDMDLFEKASKDLKDPDLKSFATQTASVIKGHLERVTTLKQDMK, encoded by the coding sequence ATGAAAAAGATAGTCCTGTTGGCCTTCCTGGTAGCCAGTGGCCTGACCGTACAATCGTGCGGAAGCGAGAAGAAAGACAGCACCGAACGGGCGGAGGAAATGAACGAGAAAAAAGTTGACGACAAAATGACGTCCGTGTCGGAAGACGGGGCCGAATTTGCCGTCAAAGCCGCCAGCGGTGGTATGCTGGAAGTAGCCGCCGGTAAAATGGCCGAAGAAAAAGGCATGAGCCAGGCCGTTAAAGACTTCGGTGCCATGCTGGTGAAAGATCACACGAAAGCGAACGACGAGCTGAAAAGCATTGCCACCAGCAAAAACATCAACCTGCCCAGCACGATGGGTGAAGAGCAGCAAAAGCACATCGATGAACTGGCCAAGCTGTCGGGTAAGGAGTTCGACAAGAAGTTTGTCGATATGATGGCCGACGACCATGAAGATGACATGGACCTGTTTGAGAAGGCGTCGAAAGACCTGAAAGACCCTGACCTTAAATCGTTTGCTACCCAAACGGCATCGGTTATCAAGGGGCACCTGGAACGCGTCACGACGCTGAAACAGGATATGAAATAG
- a CDS encoding outer membrane beta-barrel protein, whose translation MRLFNWLSCAVLSGQLLIASAAVGQRNLALSATVAPTYTTTNYARQTLYPDSDGQVVEPVHLAGQRSAPGFVAGVSLRYTYAPGWTVSAGLLYQQSGMRQQRLPAAGEGSTRVTYRSVRLPVAINFKSSPKPLSPYFTLALLTDFPLTTRLTATRTGEPTQQLRVRNSINPLFSAQLGAGGFCQLSNRYALIVQPTLAYTIGRFGGSTTTSPSLELGLQVQAVVGF comes from the coding sequence ATGAGGCTTTTTAACTGGCTTTCGTGCGCAGTGCTTAGCGGTCAGTTGCTGATCGCATCGGCAGCTGTTGGACAACGCAATCTGGCCCTGTCGGCTACCGTCGCTCCGACCTATACCACGACCAACTACGCGCGCCAAACGCTCTACCCCGACAGCGACGGTCAGGTTGTCGAGCCGGTTCATCTGGCGGGTCAGCGAAGTGCACCGGGCTTCGTCGCGGGCGTATCGCTGCGCTACACCTACGCCCCCGGCTGGACGGTCAGTGCGGGTTTGCTCTACCAGCAATCGGGGATGCGCCAGCAACGATTACCCGCTGCCGGTGAAGGTTCAACGCGGGTAACCTACCGATCGGTACGCTTGCCGGTAGCCATCAATTTCAAGTCGTCGCCCAAGCCGCTGTCACCTTATTTTACGCTGGCCCTGCTCACCGATTTCCCACTCACCACTCGCCTGACAGCCACCCGCACGGGCGAACCTACACAGCAGCTACGCGTCCGCAACTCGATCAATCCATTGTTTTCAGCCCAGCTTGGGGCGGGTGGTTTTTGCCAGCTCAGCAACCGGTATGCCCTGATCGTGCAGCCCACCCTCGCCTACACCATCGGCCGGTTCGGTGGATCAACCACCACCAGCCCATCGCTCGAACTAGGCTTACAGGTGCAGGCGGTGGTTGGGTTTTAG
- a CDS encoding EcsC family protein — protein sequence MSTYEESVRAELIQWQQNMQRNPSAFGRVSSALQRRINRLIPRRVHQVVTAAIKQMTRAMLFGAEALNRPAVEDQTLPQRETSVVARIDFYKRTGAAEGGITGAGGLLLGLADFPLLMSLKMKLLFEIAARYGYTTRDYRERVFMLYVFQLAFSSQERRQFVYQHIADWPTHSAQLPDDINQFDWLTFQQEYRDYIDLVKMAQLIPGIGAAVGIVANYRLIDQLGHTAMNAYRMRWQAEGKL from the coding sequence ATGTCGACGTATGAAGAATCGGTGCGCGCTGAACTGATTCAGTGGCAGCAAAATATGCAGCGCAACCCGTCGGCGTTTGGCCGGGTATCGTCGGCGCTACAGCGACGAATCAATCGGCTGATTCCCCGCCGGGTGCATCAGGTTGTCACGGCGGCTATCAAACAAATGACCCGGGCCATGCTGTTTGGTGCCGAAGCCCTGAATCGCCCGGCCGTTGAGGATCAGACGTTGCCGCAGCGCGAAACGAGCGTTGTGGCTCGTATCGACTTTTACAAACGGACGGGCGCGGCCGAAGGGGGCATTACCGGGGCGGGCGGCCTGCTGCTCGGCCTGGCCGACTTTCCGCTGCTGATGAGCCTGAAAATGAAGCTGCTCTTTGAGATTGCTGCGCGCTACGGCTACACCACCCGCGACTACCGCGAACGGGTGTTTATGCTCTACGTGTTTCAGCTGGCGTTTTCGAGTCAGGAACGTCGGCAGTTCGTGTATCAGCACATCGCTGACTGGCCCACTCACAGCGCCCAACTGCCCGACGACATCAATCAGTTCGACTGGCTGACGTTCCAGCAGGAATACCGCGACTATATCGATCTGGTAAAAATGGCGCAGCTGATTCCCGGTATCGGTGCTGCCGTGGGTATCGTCGCCAATTACCGCCTGATCGATCAGCTAGGCCACACCGCCATGAACGCCTACCGCATGCGCTGGCAAGCTGAGGGAAAGCTGTGA
- a CDS encoding murein L,D-transpeptidase catalytic domain family protein produces the protein MSTFLRAVAFLLITGLAYACSSAPASTTDQPARITAVTSPALPDNPLYNELGLEQAGLAQAVFEYALTGRRNLGNHHPVLTIADMSQPSTQKRLYVIDLKAHKLLFNTYVAHGRNSGGLVPDRFSNTPSSWQTSLGFYRTLGTYMGKHGLSLQLKGLEKGFNTNVQDRNIVLHGANYVCEDTVRLKGRLGWSEGCPAVPYALSKPIILAVKDGSCLFVYAPNDDYLKKSVYLNAAKDTL, from the coding sequence ATGTCCACGTTTCTACGCGCTGTTGCTTTTTTACTGATTACCGGACTAGCCTACGCCTGTAGTTCAGCACCGGCTTCCACCACCGATCAGCCAGCACGAATTACCGCCGTTACCTCACCGGCCCTTCCCGACAATCCGCTGTATAACGAGCTGGGGCTGGAACAGGCCGGGCTGGCCCAGGCCGTTTTCGAGTACGCGCTCACGGGTCGCCGGAACCTCGGCAACCATCACCCCGTGCTGACCATCGCCGACATGAGCCAGCCGTCGACCCAAAAACGGCTGTACGTTATCGACCTGAAAGCGCATAAACTACTGTTCAACACCTACGTAGCCCACGGCCGCAACTCCGGTGGTCTGGTACCTGATCGTTTTTCCAATACGCCCTCTTCCTGGCAAACCAGTCTGGGTTTTTACCGCACGCTGGGTACGTACATGGGCAAACACGGCCTGTCGCTGCAATTGAAGGGGCTGGAAAAGGGATTCAATACCAACGTGCAGGACCGGAACATCGTGTTGCACGGGGCCAATTACGTTTGTGAGGATACTGTCCGGCTGAAAGGGCGGCTGGGCTGGAGCGAAGGGTGCCCGGCGGTACCGTACGCGCTGTCGAAGCCGATTATTCTGGCCGTAAAAGATGGTTCGTGCCTGTTTGTCTACGCGCCCAACGACGACTACCTGAAAAAATCCGTCTACTTAAACGCGGCCAAAGACACTTTGTGA
- the cobC gene encoding alpha-ribazole phosphatase family protein, producing MDIYLVRHTEVAVGRSVAYGQTDVALSDSYAEQRDQLSRHLPPAPAIIFTSPLSRCRRLADDLAQSLTTGSAIETAPGQTALADAHRPLIRCDDRLKEFFFGDWEMVPWTDIDHDALTTWRADFVTIPTPNGENFNDVSVRVKAFWRECILPLIQTGNSRPVLIVSHGGIIRALLCFFLELPLQNAYRLNLDYGAVSKITLSGSSFTVQYINR from the coding sequence TTGGACATTTACCTGGTTCGCCACACCGAAGTGGCAGTTGGGCGCAGCGTCGCCTACGGACAAACCGACGTAGCGTTGAGCGATTCGTATGCTGAACAGCGCGATCAGCTGTCAAGACACCTGCCCCCGGCTCCGGCTATTATTTTTACCTCGCCCCTCTCCCGCTGCCGCCGACTGGCCGACGATCTGGCCCAATCCCTGACAACGGGCAGTGCCATCGAAACGGCGCCGGGCCAGACAGCTCTCGCCGACGCTCACCGCCCGCTGATTCGCTGCGACGACCGGCTGAAAGAATTTTTCTTCGGCGACTGGGAAATGGTACCCTGGACCGATATCGACCACGACGCACTAACCACCTGGCGGGCAGACTTCGTAACCATCCCAACGCCCAACGGGGAAAATTTCAACGACGTTTCGGTGCGGGTAAAGGCGTTTTGGCGGGAGTGTATCCTGCCCCTAATCCAGACCGGCAACAGCCGGCCGGTGCTGATTGTGTCGCACGGTGGGATCATCCGGGCGCTGCTGTGTTTCTTTCTGGAACTGCCCCTGCAAAACGCCTACCGGCTCAATCTGGACTACGGAGCGGTGTCAAAAATCACGCTGTCCGGCTCGTCGTTTACCGTGCAATACATCAACCGCTAG
- a CDS encoding arsinothricin resistance N-acetyltransferase ArsN1 family B — translation MVIRFATPDDAAALLAIYGPYVTDSIISFEYDVPTVAEFRGRIEAIQQQFPYLVAEVDGRVLGYAYASRHMDRMAYQWSVNTSVYVHPDGHRQGIARQLYTRLLDLLRQQGYHNAYAGITLPNPASEAFHASMGFTPVGTYRNIGYKFGAWHDVIWLSLLLQPYQNDPAPPVSIGKLADSGNG, via the coding sequence ATGGTTATCCGGTTCGCTACTCCCGACGATGCGGCTGCCTTGCTGGCTATATACGGGCCATACGTCACAGATTCCATTATCTCGTTTGAGTACGACGTGCCAACCGTCGCGGAGTTTCGCGGGCGGATCGAAGCCATTCAGCAACAGTTTCCGTATCTGGTAGCCGAGGTCGACGGGCGGGTGCTAGGCTACGCTTACGCGTCGCGGCACATGGACCGGATGGCGTATCAATGGTCGGTCAACACGTCGGTGTACGTTCACCCGGACGGGCACCGGCAAGGTATTGCCCGGCAGCTGTACACCCGGCTGCTCGATCTGCTTCGTCAGCAGGGTTATCACAACGCATACGCTGGCATCACGTTGCCCAACCCCGCCAGCGAAGCCTTTCACGCGTCTATGGGTTTCACCCCGGTCGGTACGTACCGCAACATTGGTTACAAGTTTGGCGCGTGGCACGACGTAATCTGGCTGTCGCTGCTGTTGCAACCCTATCAAAACGATCCAGCTCCGCCAGTTTCCATCGGTAAACTGGCCGACTCTGGCAACGGCTAG
- a CDS encoding SDR family NAD(P)-dependent oxidoreductase translates to MFSLQNKVAIVTGGASGIGLAITQAFAKAGATVHILELNEQLARQVAESINSEGGRAEAHTVDVSDQAQVVDVIGQIASAGAINILVNNAGVAHVGKADTTSEADFDRIFRINVKGVYNCLYATIPHLKAAGGGVILNMASVASSVGIPDRFAYSMSKGAVLTMTLSVAKDYLADNIRCNCISPARVHTPFVDGFLAKNYPGQEEEMFVKLSKTQPIGRMAQPKEVGALALYLCSDEAGFVTGCDYPLDGGFIRLNN, encoded by the coding sequence ATGTTCTCTCTACAAAATAAAGTTGCCATCGTGACGGGTGGGGCCAGCGGGATCGGGCTGGCGATTACGCAGGCGTTCGCCAAGGCGGGGGCTACGGTGCATATTCTCGAACTCAACGAACAGCTCGCCCGGCAGGTAGCCGAGTCGATCAACAGCGAGGGCGGGCGGGCCGAAGCCCACACCGTCGATGTGTCGGATCAGGCGCAGGTCGTGGACGTGATTGGGCAGATTGCCAGCGCCGGAGCGATCAATATACTGGTCAACAATGCGGGGGTGGCGCACGTCGGGAAAGCCGATACGACGTCCGAAGCCGACTTTGACCGGATTTTTCGGATCAACGTCAAGGGCGTGTACAACTGCCTGTACGCGACGATTCCGCACCTGAAAGCGGCCGGGGGCGGGGTTATCCTGAACATGGCGTCGGTGGCGTCGTCGGTGGGGATTCCCGACCGGTTTGCCTATTCAATGAGCAAAGGGGCGGTGCTGACGATGACCTTATCCGTGGCGAAAGACTATCTGGCCGACAATATTCGCTGTAACTGTATCTCGCCCGCACGGGTGCACACGCCGTTTGTGGACGGTTTTCTGGCGAAAAACTACCCCGGTCAGGAAGAAGAAATGTTTGTCAAACTGTCGAAGACGCAGCCCATCGGTCGCATGGCGCAGCCGAAGGAAGTGGGCGCACTGGCCCTATATCTGTGCTCCGACGAAGCTGGTTTCGTCACCGGCTGCGATTATCCCCTCGACGGCGGCTTCATCCGGCTGAATAATTAA
- a CDS encoding UxaA family hydrolase: MSARVLKVHPADNVIVALRDLSAGESIEFDQQIYTLPYAVGAKHKFVTEDRQPGDPITMYGVLVGKAMQPIRRGEPITTFNLKHSADRYGIDKKQPYTYQPPNVSRWQNRTFMGYHRADGSVGTRNYWLVVPLVFCENRNVLILKDAFERELGYAQPETYREQVHELLSLYKAGDLDVIKKMQPFVDESQNKTLHNAPAEKRPFKNVDGIKFLTHEMGCGGTRQDSGALGALIAGFINNPNVAGATILSLGCQHLQADIVEQEIRRHNPKFDKPLLIFEQQAGTEYALMAQAVKETFLGLTQINKIERQPAPLSALTVGLKCGGSDGFSGISANPALGQLSDTIAALGGKTVLAEFPELNGVEQELINRTVDPADAEKFINLMGTYSAQAEAVGSGFDMNPSPGNIKDGLITDAIKSAGAAKKGGNSPVVDVLDYTEPAVRPGLSLLCTPGNDVEATTGMAGSGTNVILFTTGLGTPTGNPICPVVKVSTNTKLKNRMPDVIDFDCGPIIDGEQTIDQSADDLLEYIIRLASGDEITKAEQLGQDDFIPWKRGVSL; encoded by the coding sequence ATGTCAGCCCGCGTATTGAAAGTTCACCCCGCCGATAACGTCATTGTCGCCCTGCGCGACCTGTCGGCCGGGGAATCTATTGAGTTTGACCAACAGATTTATACCCTGCCGTATGCGGTGGGAGCCAAGCATAAATTCGTGACGGAAGACCGCCAGCCCGGCGACCCCATCACGATGTACGGGGTGCTGGTGGGTAAGGCTATGCAGCCCATCCGGCGCGGTGAACCCATCACCACCTTCAACCTGAAACACAGTGCTGACCGTTACGGGATCGACAAAAAACAGCCCTACACCTACCAGCCGCCCAACGTGTCGCGCTGGCAGAACCGCACCTTCATGGGCTACCACCGGGCCGATGGCAGCGTCGGTACGCGCAATTACTGGCTGGTAGTGCCGCTGGTGTTCTGCGAAAATCGTAACGTGCTGATTCTGAAGGATGCGTTTGAGCGCGAACTTGGCTACGCTCAGCCCGAAACCTACCGCGAGCAGGTCCACGAGCTGCTGAGTCTGTACAAGGCGGGCGATCTGGACGTTATTAAAAAGATGCAGCCGTTCGTCGATGAATCGCAGAATAAAACGCTGCACAACGCGCCGGCCGAGAAACGCCCGTTCAAAAACGTCGACGGCATCAAGTTCCTGACCCACGAAATGGGCTGTGGCGGCACCCGGCAGGACTCCGGTGCGCTGGGTGCGCTGATTGCGGGATTTATCAACAACCCCAATGTGGCCGGGGCAACGATCCTGAGCCTGGGGTGCCAGCACTTGCAGGCCGACATCGTTGAGCAGGAAATCCGGCGGCACAACCCCAAATTCGATAAGCCGCTGCTCATTTTCGAACAGCAGGCCGGAACGGAGTACGCGCTGATGGCGCAGGCCGTTAAAGAAACGTTTCTGGGGCTGACCCAAATCAACAAAATCGAGCGGCAACCGGCTCCGCTCAGTGCGCTGACGGTGGGCCTGAAATGCGGTGGCTCCGACGGTTTTTCGGGTATCTCGGCCAACCCTGCGCTGGGCCAACTGTCGGATACGATAGCGGCACTGGGCGGCAAAACAGTACTGGCCGAATTCCCCGAACTGAACGGTGTTGAGCAGGAACTCATAAACCGCACCGTCGACCCGGCCGACGCGGAGAAATTTATCAACCTGATGGGTACGTACTCGGCGCAGGCTGAAGCCGTCGGGTCGGGTTTCGATATGAACCCCTCGCCCGGCAACATCAAAGACGGCCTGATTACCGACGCGATCAAGTCGGCGGGGGCGGCTAAGAAAGGCGGCAACTCGCCCGTTGTCGACGTACTCGACTACACCGAACCGGCTGTCCGGCCCGGTCTGAGTCTGCTCTGCACCCCCGGCAACGACGTGGAGGCCACAACGGGCATGGCGGGGTCGGGTACCAACGTCATCCTGTTTACGACGGGTCTCGGCACACCAACCGGCAACCCGATCTGCCCGGTCGTGAAAGTATCGACCAACACGAAGCTGAAAAACCGGATGCCCGACGTGATCGACTTCGACTGCGGCCCCATCATCGACGGCGAACAGACCATCGACCAAAGCGCCGATGACCTGCTGGAGTACATCATCCGGCTGGCATCGGGCGACGAAATTACCAAAGCCGAGCAACTCGGTCAGGACGACTTCATCCCCTGGAAGCGGGGCGTTTCACTCTAA
- a CDS encoding acyltransferase family protein, giving the protein MDAYRGFVMTLMTAELLQFQAVHEALPHSTIWAFLARQQSHVEWVGCTLHDLIQPSFSFLVGVALPYSVASRANRGESFGSQFWHALRRSLILILLGIFLRSTHQEQTYFTFEDTLTQIGLGYPLLFLLGRASTRQTWLAFGLILVGYWLAFVLYPAPNSAFDYAAVGVPPDWPEHFTGRMAHFNKNSNLAWAFDTWFLNLFPRESPFRFNGGGYATLSFIPTLATMVLGLQVGRWLRLKWAPNKLLRQLIFAGLIGIIGGLILQLLGICPVVKRIWTPAWVLFSGGLCCWLLAGFYGLIDVWGFRLKPLIVVGMNSIAIYILVHLIDRFIIDSFHIHFGRAPFQVLGAAYEPLLTGALTLAVFYLILRWMYNRRLFIRI; this is encoded by the coding sequence ATGGATGCCTATCGGGGCTTCGTCATGACGTTGATGACCGCTGAGTTGCTTCAGTTTCAGGCGGTCCATGAAGCACTACCGCACAGCACGATCTGGGCGTTTCTGGCGCGGCAGCAAAGCCACGTCGAGTGGGTGGGTTGCACGTTGCACGACCTCATTCAGCCGTCATTTTCGTTTCTGGTGGGGGTAGCCCTGCCCTACTCCGTGGCCAGTCGTGCCAACCGGGGCGAATCGTTCGGCAGTCAGTTCTGGCACGCCCTGCGCCGGTCGCTGATCCTGATTCTGCTGGGCATTTTTCTCCGCTCGACGCATCAGGAGCAAACGTATTTTACATTTGAAGACACCCTTACGCAGATCGGGCTGGGGTATCCGTTGCTGTTTCTGCTGGGTCGAGCCTCAACCCGGCAAACATGGCTGGCGTTTGGGTTGATTCTGGTCGGCTACTGGCTGGCGTTTGTGCTGTATCCCGCCCCCAATTCTGCCTTCGACTATGCCGCCGTTGGCGTTCCGCCCGACTGGCCGGAACACTTTACTGGACGAATGGCGCATTTCAACAAAAACAGCAACCTCGCCTGGGCGTTCGACACCTGGTTTCTGAACCTGTTTCCGCGCGAAAGTCCGTTTCGGTTCAACGGGGGCGGCTACGCGACGCTGAGCTTCATCCCGACGCTGGCAACGATGGTACTAGGCTTGCAGGTGGGCCGATGGCTCCGGCTGAAGTGGGCACCGAACAAGCTTTTGCGCCAGCTGATTTTTGCGGGACTTATCGGCATCATCGGCGGCCTGATTCTTCAGCTACTGGGTATCTGCCCCGTCGTCAAACGCATCTGGACCCCGGCTTGGGTGCTGTTCAGCGGAGGCTTGTGCTGCTGGCTGCTGGCTGGTTTCTACGGGCTCATCGACGTGTGGGGATTTCGGCTAAAGCCACTAATTGTGGTCGGCATGAACTCCATCGCCATCTACATCCTTGTACACCTGATCGATCGGTTTATTATCGACTCGTTTCACATTCACTTCGGCCGCGCGCCGTTTCAGGTGCTGGGTGCGGCCTACGAGCCCCTGCTGACCGGTGCACTGACGCTGGCCGTTTTTTACCTGATCCTCCGGTGGATGTACAATCGCCGACTCTTTATCCGAATCTGA
- the ade gene encoding adenine deaminase, whose amino-acid sequence MLEANLLNLFDQKITYARISVSNGRIDRIDQLGPERPGEPYVLPGFVDAHVHVESSLLTPPQFARLAVVHGTVATVSDPHEIGNVLGVAGVEYMIAEGKRVPFKFMFGAPSCVPATPFETAGATITPNDVRYLLGLKEIGYLAEVMNFPGVLNGDADMMAKIALAKAFNKPIDGHAPGLTGDAAQQYTDAGITTDHECFTYEEGLDKARRGMQILIREGSAARNFDTLIPLLAEFPTQIMFCSDDKHPDTLAMGHIDQLVRRALAQGHSLWNVLRAACLNPVLHYRLPVGLLREGDPADFIVVDSTTDFRILRTVIDGETVAENGFSHIPDLRSEHVNQFSCSPKTPDQLAVLAEAGATQIRVIEALDGQLVTNELLVESTIVDGKVVPNIGQDVLKLVVVNRYKDAPPSVGFIKNFGLTQGAIASSVGHDSHNITAVGCDDESLCRAINLVINAQGGLSAVSADASEQGQLLPLPVAGLMTDADGYDVAAQYSALDNYAKQALGSTLAAPFMTLSFMALLVIPSLKLSDLALFDGNRFSFTQLQITG is encoded by the coding sequence ATGCTGGAAGCCAACCTGTTAAACCTGTTTGACCAGAAAATCACCTATGCCCGCATCAGCGTGTCCAACGGCCGTATCGACCGCATCGACCAACTGGGTCCCGAACGGCCGGGCGAACCGTATGTGCTGCCCGGCTTCGTCGATGCCCACGTACACGTTGAGAGTTCACTGCTGACACCCCCGCAGTTTGCCCGGCTGGCCGTCGTGCATGGCACCGTCGCGACCGTGTCGGACCCGCATGAGATCGGTAATGTGCTGGGCGTGGCTGGGGTCGAATATATGATTGCGGAAGGGAAACGGGTGCCGTTCAAATTCATGTTTGGTGCCCCCTCCTGCGTACCGGCGACACCGTTCGAAACGGCCGGGGCGACCATCACCCCCAACGACGTGCGCTACCTGCTCGGGCTGAAAGAAATTGGCTATCTGGCCGAGGTGATGAATTTTCCGGGGGTGCTCAACGGCGACGCCGACATGATGGCCAAGATCGCGCTGGCGAAAGCGTTCAACAAACCCATCGACGGCCACGCCCCCGGCCTGACCGGCGATGCCGCCCAGCAATATACAGACGCAGGAATCACCACCGACCATGAGTGCTTTACCTACGAAGAGGGACTCGATAAAGCCCGCCGGGGGATGCAGATTCTGATTCGGGAAGGCAGCGCAGCCCGCAACTTCGACACGCTGATTCCGCTGCTGGCTGAGTTTCCTACCCAGATCATGTTCTGCTCCGACGACAAACACCCCGACACGCTGGCAATGGGCCACATCGACCAACTGGTTCGGCGGGCACTGGCGCAGGGGCATTCGCTCTGGAACGTGCTGCGGGCCGCCTGCCTGAATCCGGTGCTGCACTACCGGCTACCCGTCGGCTTGTTGCGCGAGGGCGACCCAGCCGACTTCATCGTTGTCGACTCAACAACCGACTTTCGTATACTACGTACCGTCATCGATGGCGAAACGGTGGCCGAAAACGGGTTTTCGCACATTCCCGATCTACGCAGCGAACACGTCAACCAATTCAGCTGCTCCCCCAAAACGCCCGATCAACTGGCAGTGCTGGCGGAAGCAGGCGCAACGCAAATTCGTGTCATCGAAGCGCTCGACGGTCAGTTGGTAACGAATGAACTCCTGGTTGAGAGCACAATAGTCGACGGAAAAGTCGTACCGAACATTGGGCAGGATGTGCTGAAACTGGTGGTTGTCAATCGATACAAAGACGCCCCTCCGTCAGTGGGGTTCATCAAAAACTTCGGATTGACACAGGGGGCCATCGCGTCGTCGGTAGGGCACGATTCGCACAATATCACGGCCGTCGGCTGCGACGACGAGAGCCTTTGCCGCGCGATTAACCTGGTTATCAACGCGCAGGGCGGTTTATCAGCCGTCTCTGCTGATGCGTCCGAACAGGGGCAGCTACTACCCCTGCCCGTGGCTGGATTGATGACCGATGCAGATGGCTACGATGTGGCCGCGCAGTATTCAGCCCTCGATAATTACGCCAAGCAGGCGCTGGGCAGTACGCTGGCCGCTCCGTTTATGACGCTCAGTTTCATGGCCTTACTGGTTATCCCATCGTTAAAGCTTAGCGACTTAGCTTTATTTGACGGAAACCGGTTCTCATTTACCCAGCTACAAATTACCGGGTGA
- a CDS encoding RNA polymerase sigma factor, producing the protein MARSRNQSGPSDETLWNMFRDGDENAFARLYENYVQALYHYCAHFATDRALIKDCIHDLFVELWKHRTTIGPTTSVRFYLMASIKRKLVRHLTAEQKLVSQDEITNGRRVGDMLPGADPSHENLLISHEEDSFMNNCLHQALDKLPRRQREAVHLRYFQNMSNEEISALMHINIQSVYNLIFGAMSNLKRQITPETVSL; encoded by the coding sequence ATGGCTCGCTCTCGTAATCAGTCAGGACCCAGCGACGAAACTCTTTGGAACATGTTTCGCGATGGCGACGAAAACGCGTTTGCCCGGTTATACGAAAACTACGTTCAGGCGCTTTATCATTACTGCGCTCACTTCGCTACCGACCGCGCCTTGATTAAAGATTGCATCCACGACCTTTTCGTTGAACTCTGGAAACACCGCACTACTATTGGCCCGACCACGTCGGTACGGTTCTATCTGATGGCGTCGATCAAGCGCAAACTGGTTCGCCACCTGACCGCCGAGCAGAAGCTGGTTAGTCAGGATGAAATCACGAACGGACGTCGGGTGGGCGACATGCTGCCCGGCGCTGATCCGTCGCACGAAAACCTGCTCATCAGCCACGAGGAAGATTCGTTTATGAACAACTGCCTGCATCAGGCTCTGGACAAACTACCCCGGCGGCAGCGCGAAGCGGTTCATCTGCGGTACTTCCAAAACATGAGCAATGAGGAAATTTCGGCCCTCATGCACATCAACATTCAGTCGGTTTACAACCTGATTTTTGGTGCGATGAGCAACCTCAAGCGGCAGATCACCCCCGAGACGGTATCGCTCTGA